ACAGGATTTGAACCTGCGACTCCTACGTCCCGAACGTAGTGCTCTACCAGGCTGAGCTACACCCCGAAATCTGCGACAACTCGTCTGCCGTCCTTGCGCTTCACTCGGCACCAGGCGCCGGTCTCGCCCCTTGCGCCGACCGATCAGTTCTTTCGCGCCACCGCGAACCGCGCCAGCTCGCTCAAACCCTCTTTGAAGGCCGTTTCCGGGAGCGGGGCCAGGGCCGCAAGCGCCTGATCTGCCTCGCATTGAGCGAGGCGCGCAGTGTACGCAAGCCCCCCCAGGCTTGCAACGGCGCGGGTGATCTCCTTGAGGCGGTCCAACCCACCATGCTCGATGGCGTGTTTGATCATGTCCCGCTCATCGTCGCTGCCGTGTTGCATGGCATATATAAGAGGGAGGGTGGGCTTGCCCTCGGCGAGATCATCTCCAAGATGCTTGCCCAAACTGG
This genomic interval from Pirellulales bacterium contains the following:
- a CDS encoding polyprenyl synthetase family protein, with the translated sequence IDVIRRKTARLFEAGAQIAAVLSDAGPEIEESLARFGRHIGTAFQLIDDALDYEADEASLGKHLGDDLAEGKPTLPLIYAMQHGSDDERDMIKHAIEHGGLDRLKEITRAVASLGGLAYTARLAQCEADQALAALAPLPETAFKEGLSELARFAVARKN